In the genome of Populus trichocarpa isolate Nisqually-1 chromosome 6, P.trichocarpa_v4.1, whole genome shotgun sequence, one region contains:
- the LOC18099860 gene encoding ras-related protein RABA4d, translated as MSNYVDYNQKIDYVFKIVLIGDSAVGKSQFLARFARNEFNADSKATIGVEFQTKTLAMDNKTVKAQIWDTAGQERYRAVTSAYYRGAVGAMLVYDMTKRQSFDHLARWLEELRGHADKSIIIMLIGNKCDLGSLRAVPTEDAEEFAQRENLFFMETSALEATNVETAFWTVLTEIYRIISKKTLAGNDKSDGNPGVFKGTRILVPSQAQNSEKKGCCM; from the exons ATGTCGAATTATGTAGAttacaatcaaaagattgattatGTTTTCAAAATTGTGCTAATTGGAGATTCAGCAGTTGGAAAATCACAGTTTCTTGCAAGGTTCGCAAGAAATGAATTCAATGCGGATTCTAAAGCCACCATTGGGGTTGAATTCCAGACAAAAACGCTTGCTATGGATAACAAGACGGTCAAAGCACAGATTTGGGACACTGCTGGCCAAGAAAG GTACAGGGCAGTGACGAGTGCATACTACAGGGGAGCAGTTGGTGCGATGTTAGTTTACGACATGACCAAGCGTCAGTCATTCGATCACTTGGCCAGATGGCTGGAGGAACTGAGGGGTCATGCTGATAAGAGCATTATCATCATGCTCATTGGCAACAAGTGTGACCTGGGAAGTCTTCGAGCAGTTCCAACAGAAGATGCAGAGGAGTTTGCTCAGAGAGAGAATCTCTTCTTTATGGAGACATCAGCACTGGAGGCCACCAATGTTGAAACTGCCTTTTGGACAGTGCTGACAGAAATATATAGGATAATCAGCAAGAAAACTCTTGCTGGCAATGATAAGTCGGATGGAAATCCAGGTGTCTTCAAGGGAACTAGGATTTTGGTTCCTTCACAAGCGCAGAATTCTGAAAAGAAGGGTTGTTGCATGTAA
- the LOC18099861 gene encoding protein POLYCHOME — MPVSRDRLSSPVDIAALFAARRQSRILGVYQDQPELDMALFGSPRPNAATRTQTVGAGTIAVRGRGGLGTPRGRGGRTTLGRENIPPPGSARRGRGRGSNSVLPAWYPRTPLRDVTAVVRAIERRRERLGGSDGLEIRSPMPQVRMNHDSSEATPVAHLEHSNRIMSPKPTTAVKGCSSTIGKVPKILQHITNQASGDPDSLTPQKKLLNSIDTVEKVVMEELRKMKRTPSARKAEREKRVRTLMSMR, encoded by the exons ATGCCGGTATCAAGAGATAGATTGTCAAGCCCAGTAGACATAGCTGCACTCTTTGCTGCTCGAAGACAATCAAGGATTCTTGGTGTCTATCAAGACCAGCCAGAACTTGACATGGCGCTGTTTGGTTCTCCTAGACCAAACGCAGCAACAAGAACTCAAACAGTGGGTGCGGGTACCATTGCTGTGCGTGGAAGAGGTGGTTTGGGCACTCCAAGGGGCCGAGGTGGCCGGACTACATTGGGCAGAGAAAATATTCCTCCACCTGGGAGTGCCCGAAGAGGAAGGGGTCGTGGATCAAATAGTGTGTTACCTGCCTGGTACCCTAGGACTCCTCTTCGTGATGTCACTGCTGTTGTtagg GCCATTGAAAGGAGAAGGGAACGCTTGGGAGGAAGTGATGGCCTAGAAATCAGGAGCCCAATGCCTCAAGTCCGAATGAATCATGACTCTTCTGAGGCAACACCAGTTGCTCATCTCGAGCACAGCAACAGGATTATGTCCCCAAAACCAACTACTGCAGTCAAGGGCTGTTCTTCTACCATTGGTAAAGTGCCGAAAATTTTGCAGCATATTACAAACCAAGCCTCTGGTGATCCAGACTCTCTAACACCCCAGAAGAAACTCCTTAACTCAATTGACACAGTTGAGAAAGTAGTGATGGAGGAGTTGCGAAAAATGAAGAGGACTCCTAGTGCTAGGAAggctgagagagagaaaagagttCGAACTCTTATGTCAATGCGGTGA
- the LOC18099863 gene encoding 3,9-dihydroxypterocarpan 6A-monooxygenase — MATTDMFYYLLFLLWFVTALLAHFFIKTFLRSRSQNNLPPSPPALPIIGHLHLIGSVLAKSFQTLAVRYGPLMQIRLGASTCVVASNAVVAKEIFKTQDINFSSRPEFGSSEYFIYRGSRFVTAQYGDYWRFMKKLCMTRLLSVPQLEKFTDILDEEKVKLVESVMGCAREGKLCDLSGEFTALTNNTICRMTMSTRCSGSNNDADKIERLVKTCLQLAGKLSLGDILGPFKIFDFSGNGKKLVGALQAYDRLVERIFKEHEEKADKGFKEGERKDLMDILLEIYNDPTAEIKLSKNDIKSFLLDLFFAGTDTSATAMQWAMGELINNPKAFKRLRDEINTVVGPNRLVKESDVPNLPYLKAVMRETLRLHPSAPLIIRECAEDCKVNGSVVKAKTRVLVNVYAVMRDPESWANPDEFMPERFLESSEEKIGEHQMEFKGQNFRFLPFGSGRRGCPGASLAMMIMHAAVGALVQCFDWKIKDGKEVDLTLGPGFAAEMAHPLVCYPIKHMNAY; from the exons ATGGCTACAACTGATATGTTCTATTACCTCCTCTTCCTTCTTTGGTTTGTCACTGCACTACTAGCACACTTCTTCATCAAAACATTCTTAAGATCCCGTAGTCAAAACAACCTCCCACCGAGCCCGCCAGCTCTACCTATCATTGGCCACCTCCACCTAATTGGGTCGGTCCTTGCAAAATCTTTCCAAACCCTTGCCGTTCGCTATGGTCCACTCATGCAGATCCGTCTAGGGGCATCAACATGTGTTGTTGCTTCTAATGCTGTGGTGGCCAAAGAAATATTTAAGACCCAAGATATCAATTTTTCCTCTAGACCTGAATTTGGCTCCTCCGAATACTTCATTTATAGAGGATCAAGATTCGTCACTGCCCAATATGGTGATTATTGGAGGTTCAtgaaaaaactatgcatgacAAGGCTCCTTTCTGTCCCTCAACTTGAGAAATTCACCGACATCCTTGATGAAGAGAAGGTCAAGCTTGTCGAATCGGTGATGGGGTGTGCTAGGGAAGGGAAATTGTGTGATTTGAGTGGTGAGTTTACAGCCTTGACAAACAATACTATTTGTCGGATGACAATGAGCACTCGATGCTCAGGCAGTAATAATGATGCTGATAAGATTGAGCGGTTGGTTAAGACATGTTTACAGCTTGCAGGGAAGTTAAGTTTAGGGGATATTTTGGGTCCTTTCAAGATTTTTGACTTCTCTGGGAATGGGAAAAAGCTAGTTGGTGCACTACAAGCCTATGATAGGTTAGTGGAGAGGATATTCAAGGAGCATGAAGAGAAGGCAGATAAAGGTTTCAAGGAAGGGGAGAGGAAGGATTTGATGGACATATTGTTGGAGATATATAATGATCCAACTGctgaaattaaattatctaaaaatgaCATCAAGTCCTTTTTGCTT GACTTATTCTTTGCCGGGACAGACACATCAGCAACAGCCATGCAATGGGCCATGGGAGAGCTCATCAACAATCCCAAGGCATTCAAGAGGCTTAGAGATGAGATCAACACAGTTGTTGGGCCTAATAGACTTGTTAAGGAATCAGATGTCCCAAACCTCCCTTACCTTAAAGCAGTCATGAGAGAAACACTAAGACTTCACCCTTCAGCACCTTTAATCATCAGAGAATGCGCTGAAGATTGCAAGGTCAACGGCTCTGTCGTTAAGGCCAAGACAAGAGTTCTTGTCAATGTCTATGCAGTCATGAGGGACCCGGAATCATGGGCTAATCCCGACGAATTCATGCCTGAAAGGTTTTTGGAGAGCTCCGAGGAGAAAATTGGCGAGCATCAGATGGAATTCAAGGGTCAAAATTTCCGGTTCCTTCCATTTGGGAGTGGAAGAAGAGGATGCCCTGGTGCATCCCTTGCTATGATGATCATGCATGCTGCAGTAGGGGCCTTGGTTCAGTGCTTTGATTGGAAAATCAAGGATGGGAAGGAGGTGGATTTAACCTTAGGACCTGGCTTTGCAGCAGAAATGGCTCATCCACTCGTGTGCTACCCTATTAAGCACATGAACGCATATTAG
- the LOC18099864 gene encoding 3,9-dihydroxypterocarpan 6A-monooxygenase: MATDIDHGFAYYCYLGSSWIAIILVVQLFIKTCTSFCTKTRHPPSPPALPIIGHLHLLSSRLPSSLKTLASQYGPLMLIRFGSTPIFVVSDAKTAKEILKIHDVDFASKYTLAFGLSRFDIYDGYTFFNAEYGTYWRFMKKLCMTKLFAGTQLDRFIHIREQETLKLLKSLVERSREGKPCDLGEELSVFSSNIICRMAIGKRCMENPNLPIDIREVVGDIMKNAAKFSFNGVFGPLSRFDFLGKGKRLVSATWKYDRLMEQLMKKYEEKVELINGGDEGEKDVMDILMETYKDTNSELKLTRRHIKKFFLEMFFAGVETIATAMQSAITELIQNPTVFTKLREEIHLNVGSDNRLVKESDVPNLPFLQAVVKETLRLSPIGTLRARQCNVDTKINGYGIKAGSRILINAYAIMRDSNTWDKPDEFMPERFLSAKSTDGGNNIDQHPTLDFKGDQDFHYLPFGSGRRACVGASHGLVVTLSTIGMLVQCFDWELKDADKIDTKMTGYSGSRALPLACYPTTRFDPTKA; the protein is encoded by the exons ATGGCCACTGATATTGATCATGGTTTTGCATATTATTGCTACCTTGGCAGCAGTTGGATCGCCATTATCCTTGTGGTGCAACTCTTCATCAAAACATGCACCAGCTTTTGCACCAAGACTCGCCACCCACCAAGCCCTCCAGCCCTACCCATCATTGGCCATCTTCACCTTTTAAGCTCAAGGCTACCAAGCTCCCTCAAAACACTTGCTAGCCAATATGGCCCCCTCATGCTAATACGTTTTGGATCAACACCTATTTTTGTTGTGTCCGATGCCAAAACAGCCAAGGAGATACTGAAAATCCATGATGTTGATTTTGCCTCTAAGTATACACTCGCTTTTGGCCTCTCAAGATTTGACATTTATGATGGATATACTTTTTTCAATGCCGAGTATGGCACATATTGGCGGTTCATGAAGAAGCTATGCATGACCAAACTATTCGCTGGCACGCAACTGGATCGATTCATCCATATCCGAGAGCAAGAGACGTTGAAGCTTCTAAAATCACTGGTGGAAAGGTCAAGAGAGGGGAAGCCATGTGATTTAGGCGAGGAGCTTTCAGTCTTCTCGAGTAATATAATTTGTAGAATGGCAATTGGCAAGAGATGCATGGAAAACCCTAATTTACCTATAGACATAAGGGAGGTGGTAGGGGATATAATGAAAAATGCAGCAAAGTTTAGTTTCAATGGAGTTTTTGGTCCTTTAAGCAGATTTGACTTTTTAGGAAAAGGGAAAAGGCTCGTTTCAGCGACTTGGAAGTATGACCGGCTAATGGAGCAGCTGATGAAGAAATATGAAGAAAAGGTTGAGTTGATCAACGGTGGTGACGAAGGGGAGAAAGACGTGATGGACATTTTAATGGAGACGTATAAAGACACAAATTCTGAATTGAAGTTAACAAGGaggcacataaaaaaattcttcctG GAAATGTTTTTTGCGGGCGTGGAAACTATTGCAACAGCTATGCAATCTGCCATTACAGAGTTAATACAGAACCCCACTGTATTTACGAAGCTCAGGGAGGAAATTCACTTGAATGTAGGGTCTGATAACAGGCTAGTCAAGGAATCAGACGTCCCAAATCTTCCTTTCTTACAAGCAGTTGTGAAGGAAACCCTAAGGTTAAGTCCTATAGGAACGTTGCGGGCAAGGCAATGCAACGTAGATACTAAGATCAATGGTTATGGCATTAAAGCTGGTAGTAGAATCCTCATCAATGCGTATGCCATAATGCGTGACTCAAATACGTGGGACAAGCCAGATGAGTTCATGCCGGAGAGATTCTTATCGGCCAAATCGACCGACGGTGGTAATAATATTGATCAGCATCCAACATTGGACTTCAAGGGTGATCAAGATTTTCATTACCTTCCATTTGGGAGTGGAAGGAGAGCATGCGTTGGTGCCTCTCATGGGTTGGTTGTCACTCTCTCAACGATAGGAATGCTAGTGCAGTGCTTCGACTGGGAATTGAAAGATGCTGACAAAATTGATACCAAAATGACAGGATATTCAGGATCAAGGGCATTGCCTCTTGCTTGCTACCCCACAACACGCTTTGATCCCACTAAGGCTTAA